The Aedes albopictus strain Foshan chromosome 2, AalbF5, whole genome shotgun sequence region gcttcggactaccataccacgtgaggccgcaaagtttacgcatcgctggccattGTCATTCGAATTGTTAGAACGTACTGTTTTCAATTTTAATCATAAGGGCATATTTAAATTTAATCTTTCTACTCGATTTTGTGTTTCGTTAATGATCGTATTACATAACGGATAAGAAAATCGATGATGAGAATTCAATTACTGCAGTCAAATTTCTGTTATAGTGGTTGTGAGAATTTTTAATCTCAACTGTTGGTGGTTTTCGACTGGGATGTTTGGATATTTCTCTGGGGGTCTGGTTATCAGTCACAACAAGTTGCGTTGATTTTTATagaatcttcgccgacgtttcgatcccttataggatttttttcatttttcaattttaggcCTTGAAAAAGATCTTAAaagggatcgaaacgtcggcgaagattctATAAAAATCAACGCAACTTGTTGTGACTGATAACCAGACCCCCAGAGAAATATTTAATCTcgactttatgtaaacttaattttgttcgaaCAATGAAAATTGGCGGCctgacaaacatcggcgtatggcgcgctgCCGATGCCTTGGTCGTGATGGAATCCAACCATCGCAGAACTCTCCTACGAGCTAGGAGGAGGATGAAAAGAGCTCGCATCGAAGAGATTAGAATGGActgaagtgaggcctacagggcggctaaactgataCTGAATAAAGAGATTGAGGCAAGTAAACGAGCGTGCTCTGGAAATCTCTGCCAGGTAACCAACAAGACCTCTCGAGGTGATGCCTACTGCttcccgagatgctgcagaagatcgtggaaacgctgtttccGCGCCACGATATAAGACCATGCGCCCCCAATCCTCTATGGTCAAACCAGTCAAAGCAAGGTAGTCCCGGTGATGAACGACAggtcatcgcaatagcgaagtcgcttaagttgaacaaggcgtcggatccggacggtatcccgatagTAGACATCCAGACGGCCATCATGTTCAGAATCGCTATGCAGAGATCTTactatgttatgttatgttatgttgtagtggtaaacaaccgcaagtttaAACAGCAGACGGTGGTCGCCACAGGCGGGCGCTCACTGGAGCAAATGAAGGTCATGAGCgatgataagctgaaattcggagcAAAAATTCTACTCaaaggctgagttggtcttattcagatatcgaaaaatcctttatatttttggctcagtttcagctaaaagtgggacaacccattgccggTATTGAGCTGATTTAATATCCTCACAAAATATGACAACTGCGTAATAAAACACTAAGACATCGAGAGAGAATTACGTCCCATAAACAAGctgtaaaacaaaaataaaaaatcaaaattgatttcaaaacaaaaactgaACTCACCTGAAAACAACATTATCGATACCGAACCCGGACGGACCGGTAAGATCGCCACCCTGCGGGAACACCACCCTCGGCGAGCGCGACGATTTCCACGGTGGCTGGTAGATCTTCTGGCTCGGTTCGGTGTACAGCTTCGACGGGAAGTACGGTTGATTCGGCTGGTAGGGACTACTGACAAAGTAGTTCGGATCGTAGGCCCGGTACCGTTTACCGTCCCCGTAATCGATGTACGGACGCTGAACCGCCGTTATGGGCCCGTTGACGTCGCCGAACTTGGTAACGTCGTCGCGAAAGGGTTGTTTCACATTGACCACACCGGGGAACTCGATGAGACGGCTTGGTCGGACCAGCGATTCGGCTGGTCTGAGGTCTAAGGGGGTTGGCGATGGGCGTGGGAAATCGCGGAAGTAACGAGTGGCGTACATGTTGCGGGAGATTTCAGTGGAATCTGGGTCTTGGGTGGTGGGTGCCGCCGTTGGGGATCGCTGCTGTCGGGTGTCGTACGGATCCTGTTCGTCGTAGTCTTCGGCGGTATGTACCGGACGATGGTACACACCTAGGTTTTCGGTGAAGGCAAAGTTGTCTTCACTGTAGCCTTGGGGTGTGAAGGTGTTGGCGACTTTGTACGGACCAGGGGGGAATTGAATTCCGGATCTCCGGGCTCCCATGGTATTGAAGTCTGATTGGGAGCTGTTGGTTTGGGGATCGATGGCTGCAGGATCTTGTTGGGGGTTGTTGGTGGGGAAGACCACATGGTGGGGTTCATCGTTTTGGGTTACCTTAGGAGGTTGTGTGTTTTGAATGGGAGTTAGGACGGGAGGTGAGTTCGGTTCCTGGTAGAAGTATCCGATTGGGATGAGTTTGTAACGCATAGACCTGGATTTTGTGACATTTTGAAGACCAAGGATGTAGGGATCTTCATCTTGATAAAGAGCAAGGGGCTCGGGAAGGGGTTCTGCGTTCGGTTGTAGTTGAGATGGATCGGGTTGAACTAATCGTACTCCTGGCTGGTGGGATCCATCGTCAGAACGACGGTTTTGAAAGGTTTTAGCCCTTCGTTGTTGGGGAAGAATGGGCTGCTGTAAAGGCACCGGGTATGGCTGATTTGGTTCAGCGAATCTAAATGCTCCGAAGGTATTCCGTAGTAGACGACTGCTTGCCGTCCGACTGTCGATGTACCGAACGTTGTCTATGTTGGAGAAGGTTTCATGTGGAACGAGTAGGTTGCGCGAGGTGATCGTTCGGCTACCCCACGGTTCGATCTGTTCTATCCGAAGACCAAGGTCAGGGTTTGTGAAGGTGCGAACCTGGCCCTTGAGTTTGTTGCTTTTACTGCTTGGTGATTCAATGGCATGGGCGAGTAATATTCCGGCGACTATCGTTAGGAGTCTCCATTTGGTGGGACCTAACATCTTACTTCATAGGGGATGGTTGAAAAATTATGGACTGCCAGTCCCCAAGAGCGCTAAGGTGCGGGTGGATGATGCAGGTTGACTTGCTGAAGATAGGAACCAACGTTTCACAATTGCTTTCCAGCCACTTCATCAATAACCATCAAGAGCTGAGGGGGAAGATACAGAGAAGGAAGTTAAACGAAagctttaggatttttgaatctcCTCGCAAAGTACCGAAGGGACGATAGATCAgcgatttttaaagaaaacccaaaaaaaggaATCGATTCGAACACAACCAGACTTAACTAGACACGGGCCGCCAGCATTGAGAGTAAAAGTGACACATGAAAGCGTGCAAACTACGAACACTTTGGATCATTCACCCACAGCTTTTTTTTCACGGCAACTTTTTCCTCTTCTTTTGCACCCAGGGATTAATCGTTACCTTGGTTCGCTCGCTCACTAGCACTGGTCTCACTCTTTATCATTATCATACGCTAGGGGCTTGGGAAAAGCATGTTTTCGCAGTTGATACGTATTTCCACACtttattaaattatttttaaCTTTATTTCCCTTGCACTCTTGGTTTTTCTTCTTttacttcttctgcttcttctgtcGGTCGGGGTTTTCTTCTTTTTTCACACCAGTTGCGCTTGGTTTTCTTCGGTCCACCCTTTCGCGAGGCTTCTCTCTCTTCTCAACGGGGCGGGGGAATTAAAATTCAATTCACtttctttttcatatttttatttatAATTTCACTCGTTTTTCTTCTCGAGGCCGCCCTGGCGCACTTCGGCGTCGTTCGTTGGTTAGTCGGTTTACGCTATGATTACCATCACTTGCTATAATTTTTTCCTGGCGCTTTTCTGATTATGTGTGTATGTTGTGTTCACTTGTTGCAGTCTGTTTTGCCTACGGTTTTTGCAGTCGATACTTTTGGTTTTCCGTTTCTTCCGTTCCAACCTTGGTCGGTTGAAGGGGAGTTCGAAGCTCCGGTTGGCAGCCGAACGGCGTGACAAACGTTTCCGAGTGCTCTGCTGCTGCAATGGTTGAGGAACTGTCCGCTGTCCGCTCACGCCTAACCGAGACTTCGGTCGTGTGACAGGTTGGGCCGTTTGTATCCGATCGACGAATGGAGTTTTTCCACCCCGCGCAATCTCTCTCTGTCTCTCGATCGTCGCTGCTGACTGATCTACCTCGCTTTCCCGGTCAATGTTGAACAAGGAGTTACAAGTACCACTGCCGGAGGATGAGGAAAAGTTGGACACGAACAAGACTGCAAGCGTGCAACCCCCAAGGTGGTGGGTGGCTGAAGTGATCCAAGAATGGTGTTGTTTGGTCTTGTTGGGTCGACGTCGACGGGCACCTTTCCTACTTCCTGTCTCCGTCCGGGGAGTGTTCAGTGATAGTGGGAAGCGAGAGATACAGACAGGTGCACTTTTCAAACCTGAAGGTGGAAACTGCGCGAGTGCGAGAGATGGCGGAATGGAATGGTGTTTCTGTTGAggagaaaaaaatggaagaaaaacaATGATTAGTGGCAATGCATTGATTGAGTTGTGGGACTTAGCCCTTTGGATGTTAGCTTTAGCAAATAGTTCTATAAAAGTATGTAGTTACAAAAAGTATATAGAATAAGCAtttaatgtatgttttttttttgggtttcaagAGCAATACAATATTGTTTACCTAATTTTACCATTGTCTGTCAGTCTGTGTTTCAGCACTGATGCACAGAGCTCGCTAATAACAAGATGAAAGATCAATACGACGGCAATGATTCAAAGTAATTAGCGCTTTTCCGTGACCTAAATCCGAGAAATAATAAGTAattgcaaatccaatccaataatCAAACCCCTAATAATAAACATTTCAGTGAATCGGGCATGATGTGATGCTTATAGCATGTGACCTTAACCCGATGGCCTGGGATTGAAATTCAAAACTCCAACAAACTCAATAGAGGATTCCGAGATGAACAGGTTTGCGGGTTAAAATCGCGGTAACAGTTCTCTCATCTGACGATTATCTGGAAACTCCTTCTGTGAGTTCCCCCAGCCactttttcggaggaattcacaaAAACCCCTTCTGAACATTTCCGCTGAAATTTAATTtgggattttttcgaggattcttaCGGAAACTCTACAGTCTACATGtgtggattattccagaaattccatctgtgGATTTCTCCAGTAGCTCCTTCTGGCGAAATCATAAAGAAGaacgaactcctaaaggaaacccaacaagaaatcctggaaaaagacATTAAAGACCATTGTTGTAGGAATCTGGCAGAAGCGTTTGGAGCTGAGAcgtttggaggaatccaaggactAAAGCAAATAAAGTTTAGAAGAGCTCTTgcagaatcctcaaaaaaaaaaaacccggtgcaatttctgaaggaaatgctggagaaatttttgaaaaaatcacagaaaaagtcctgaaaaaatccgacaaaacttttggaggaatttcagaaaaaaaaaacttccgggaGAATTCAGAAAAGCTTTGGAGAAATCAAATATAGTGTGGAACCGGTATTGTCCACCTCTGGTAGTATTTCGGGCTGGCAAAATCGGGTAGGGTAGCCTGGAATAATACGCACCCTTGGGgtaaaacgccctcacgctatttcattgaATAAAGAAGTTTGCTTCAGATGTAATCAAACTAAACGTAAAGTTAAGCCGATCAAGCCCAAGAATGATTAGATTATTCAAatgaaaagtgttgattttccacatttggaaagattgaaaGGAATTTCAGCGATGTCACACTGATTACATGGACGGACATCCATGATGGAGTCTACCCATAAACTACCATCCGCCTCTGACACCTCCTATTGAGACAGTAAACATGGATGGAGATGGAGTCCCATGGTAATTCACTAGAATTCAAAATGAGAAATACCAGAAGTCGTTTTGCCCTACCAGAAGGTAAGTTTTTCCCCCAACAGTTGTGGCACGTTAAACGAAACTTATTTTTTTAAGCGTATCTTCATTAAAGTAGAAAACTATCTTACAGCACGTGTTCATAAAATCATCTGAATCTTAGTTATTTTGTGCATagaggtcggactcgattatccggagtcaagtTCGGAAGCTTTCCAAATATATATCTGGCAAACGGAAAGATGTACAATGCTGAAATTTTCACTCAATACTAATCAAAGTTaacttgaaaaaattgcaaaatttcAGTTTCATACAACATTTTGTTCCCTAGATATATGTTTGCAAAGCTTCAGATCCTGACTCCGGATAGTCGAGTCTGACCTTTATTACCCCACCTCCGGTTCATTAAATTACTCATAAAAATATCTATCAGCTTCACAGCCTTCTCACAACTTAGAGTAATTATGGAAATGGATCCCATCAGTGCAGCACAACAAATAAAAATGAATCAATATCGGATCGACAAATTTGTTACTTAGAACTCAAACTGCCCGAATTGGCTCTGTTTTTGCTGCCATTTCGCTTTAATTCCCAAAGTGTTTTAAGCCGAAAACAGCTCCTGCCGCATACCAATGAGACACATTTATTACTAGGAGCGGCTACACCAGTAACATTAAATCACGCTTATGACAATGTGTAGCTGGTGCAATTTCCAAAACAATATTTGAAGAAAACCATGGAGAgtgtaagaatccctagagaaaccttTAAAAATAGCAAGAGGTATCACTGGATAAACCTTGGTGAAATTCCAGGTaaaaattctggataaatccctggaaaaatcttagaattctttgagaagttaCGCGAGGCCATACAGGAcgaaatcctgcatgaattcctgagagaatttctgaatcaaCAAGTGCACcgaagtgcaccgaagacgtcaagGTGAtacgaggcaaatgtgcactttcatTACACTTCTTGAGCGTACTTAAAAAGTGTGGCAGTCCAATCCGGGGTGAAAACTGCAATaagttatgaaggaatccctattgtaatctccgaagaaactactaGAGGCATGCCTAGACAAATATCTTGATAAGTTCTttgagtaattcctagaagaatcatggCAGAAATTTCGattaaaatctctgatgaaatcacTCTTACGTccggagaaatccataaagaaatttaggaaaaaaaaatctggagaaattcaagcagaAAAGGCTGAAGAAATTCTCTCTCATCAAAAACAATCTTtgcaggaacatttttgaagtaatagcaagaggaaattctggaggaatctcaaaagaaataacTCGGGAAGTTTATAGCAGAAGCCTTATAGGGAAATTTATAGTTGCATACTGTAGAAATctacagaggaattcctaaaaaatgagAATAGATAATTATTTCAAGAAGTCTCTGGGAGGATCCGTTGAAATATCCGTGGATGAATCTCTAGTAGAATACTTCTTCTAAAAAGAGAATTTTCTGctagaaattttggtcggaaacacttcctgaaataatcccaacAGGAAATCTAcagcataaattcctggaggaatcccttaaagcatctctggaacaatctctggaagaaacaaATTTTGCTTGTTCCACATTGGGGCGAGATTCAGTTTAAGAAGTGATGACCCCAGCATCACATGTTTGGGGGTCTTACCGATAATCACATcaacttacatttttttttgcagtttccTTAGTTCCAGAGGCAACAAAGAAGAAGAGTCTTTCAGTAGTTTTAAGCGATAAAACTTTCAGGAGCAAAAATGTGAAGGCTTGCACAAAacaaatacaatttttaaaagttACGCGAAAATCGTTCGTTAATCAATTTATGAATGACGCCAAAAAACATAATCTGGAATAAAATTCATTGTAAAGTGGCAATGCTGAGTGAAACTCACTTTTCTTTCCTTTGTCCAAAAATTACTGACAAAATCGTGTCAAAAGCTAATAAATCGAGAATGGACAAAATAGGGATTTTTAGAGCTTCTTTTGAATATGTATCATAGTTCTGCATGGATGTTTTACTActacatgttttgaaaaactattacattatttttcttcaaaagaggtattttcaaaaatttccaaattcctTCGAACGtttttccgaacattttttttaacaatctcATCAGAGAATGTATTAACGTCGCTCGTCgtgtacagcgcgagcgcggagCAGTTTTGGTATTCCACAGGCgtacgtcctgaaaggttaaggctACTTTCTTTGACTTGAATTCGTTCAGATGTTTTGCAGTATATATTAgtatattttaaattttattttttcagatGATACTCTTTGAATTCATTCAATTGTTATTCCCAAAACATATTTCTTTGGGCATACAGTACCTactttgataccttgttggctacaaagtaattttactccaatgccgatagtatagtagagcaccatcttcgtcggtcttgggcgatgttcctccagtttccccgaacgtgtagggatcgtagatcttcttcaaccgcgtgcagccagcgagttcgcggccgcccacgaagtcgcctacctcaaccgggttctctgctgaatattgttttcgctattctttcttccgacattcgcactacgtgtccagcccactgaagtctgccataTTTTAtaagtttcacaatattcgcatcctcGTACACTTGGtataactcgtgattcatgcgtctgcgccacactccattttcttgtttccaaccgagaattgtccgcaacactttgcgctcaaaaactcaaaaagctttccggtctacctcctttaacgtccacgcttcgtgactgtagagggcaaccggaagaatcagcgtcttatacagagcgaattttgtttgcgtttgcaagctacgggacctaagctggctacgcaatccgtaaaaggccctattcgcccTATTCGCcggctgcaatacgccttttcacttcacgggaaacgtcattgtcacatgtcacatgtcacaagtgttccaagataaacaaattcttcaacaacttcaaacacttctccatcaatcactacctcagcactaacaccactaggcctgcttctgtctctacccgctatcatgtacttcgtcttggtagagttaatcgtcaagcctatcctcgctgtctctctcttcagaggagcataagcttcctccactgccctacgatcgatgccgatgagatcaatatcgtccgcaaaaccgaggagcatgtgcgaccgtgtgatgatagagccattcctctgcacgcctgacctcctaatcgctccttcgagtgcaaagttgtacaataaatttgaaagagcattcctctgcttcaatccatctaaggtcacaaacgacgtagacacttcatccgcgatccgaatacttgattttgatccatccagcgttgcgcgtatcagtctaattagtttcgccggaaaaccatgttctgacattatctgccaaagctcatttcttttcactgaatcgtacgccgctttaaaatcaatgaagagATAataagtctgcaagttatattcccgaaattaatctaggatcatccgcaggacaaacatttgatccgtcgttgatcggccctcacgaaaaccagcctggtattcgctgacgaaggactcctcaagaggtcgcagtctgtttgacaggacacgcgacagtatcttatacgctgaatttaaaagggtaatccctctgtaattggcacactccagtctgtgccctttcttatagattgggcatatgaggccatccaaccaactggtgggcaattcttcatcctcctatatctttataataatctagtggattgattgatgtagctgttcgcttccgtgcttaagaagctcGACCGGggtttcgtccttcccagcagccttgctgtttttcagctccataatggcctttttaacctcatccagtgttggtggttccactgcttgactgtcatccactATGTTATATAAtcatgttcctgggtgctccttcgctgctaccattcaacaaatcttcgaagtgctccttccacctggctgccaccattgttttgtctgtcagcaaatttcattcccagtcattgcacatggcgggcactggcgcagtcttgtgccgcgcgccattgacagtttcataaatcctccgcatatcgttcctgtccatactttcctgcgcttcagctataacactctcttcatgttgccgtttttttctgcggtggattcgtttctcttctgctattGCAACCccgtaccgctctctgttctgccgggtaccggccactagcattcgacttctggcggcattcttttcgttcgccactcgttggcagtcctcgtcaaaccaaccattacgttggcgtcgctgagcggtacctatcacctcttgcgctgttgttgtcactgcttcgtggataactccccataagctgttgacatctccagatccgttggtctctcctatcctctcgtctagcttctgatggtactgtgcagcaaccgagataatgatccgagtcaatgttcgggcctctgtaggacctcacatctatgacgtccgaaaaatgtcgcccgtcgaccagcacgtggtctatctctcgggtgtcgccaggtgtgttttcggatattctcacgtgcgaagtaggtactgctgattgccatccctctagcagcagcgaatgtcacaaggcgcagaccattatcgttggtaacagaatgaaggctttccgttccaatgacaggccgaaagaaactttctctgccgatctgcgcatttgcatctccgatgactattttgacatcttattttgggcactctccgtaggccttatcaaggctctcatagaactcatccttcatgtcatcgggtttggcgttcgttggcgcatagatgctgatcaggctgtagttgaagaacttgcccttcattctcaacacacagattctgtcgcttatcggcttccaccgaataactcgcttcatctgcttcccgatcactataaagccaactccgcgttctgccttttcgccgccgctgtagtagatgtggtacttgaatgaagtgttggcgatgggatccaccgcttggaattcgcgttctccagttttgggccagcgtatctcctggatagcggccacattaactccgacattctgcagttcacgagccaggagcccaacacgtgcgggttcattcaaagttctcacgttccaagatccgactttccaatcgttgtcctttattcgttgccgttgaatcaatccgtttactctacttgcttttctgggtgtttgaaggtcttcagcaggctaccttaccggggccgcgctgccatCATTGCGTTGaaagggctgccttcttaggtatagctgacgcaatacagcatttcatactcagccgctggatgccagaacagacactgtttgaaccgcacctccttggtgaacagacgctctggacgtacctcctcaatctagctgaagtcagaaggacaacagggcccaagctgcactaccagctaagcacacaactattagttggcggtctttgtcatcgtttgacccgtggaagcatgaggtaggaacttgagaggaccagagctatgttggacgctcaccttatcgactcaccgttttgcagcccacagcATACAGTAATTACCTCAAAATACTTATTACCTAACCTGAAAGGAACCTCTACATTATTTTTTAGCAATACGCTCTTATTGTAAGCTTTTACATCAAATGCACAacttctgggaaatattttgattagACTTCTTAAGTGGTTCACCTTACGAATAGAGAATATAAACATGGCTGTCACTGGCCGACTTGAACTCCCTCTTATGTTTTAAGAACTCGAATCATGAACATTTGGTACACTCAATCCttcatttaggtcgaatccatttaggtaaaatctatttaggtcccttcaattaggtaacgttacctaaatggaatctgattgtgttcagagaaGTTGAAGTGTTTgagattagggataaggttgatTTAAGGGAATAAAGTTGCAAGTGGATTTAAGGGGAGTTCAGGGCGTGCTCCTAAGatctttcttgagcataagtcaccGAATCTACTTGCATAATGTGTGTccttaaatgattgaataaaagtcatgcttACCCAGCCTCATGTAACTTAgtgctgacaagtggtaagttcaatgtaTAGTAATCTCTAAGAGCTACCTTGagcataggtcatcggatctacaaccGTTAACAGTCTGGAACGCcttgaatctcttctgaacagtgaagagaattgtcagacaaaagaggcatgaAACTAgagacaaagaagacgcggcgattactctttatcccaactggtaaaagataatgacatgatctcgatttttttgttgcagacaaaacggaagctgaaattgttgcgtacttttcaactcgtgacttATCAATGataactaacccaaaatcgaaattgttgatgatacatcttcatcagcgttgcagtgtttaccgactcgaagataccgctcgaaaatcacaatgcaaggcttaaaaatctgtaAACTCATGGTGcatgatctttgtcctattctgttcaagttgagacaaacctatgtagcattgggtagaatgtcgcaacaaattcaggttgcgacattgtctttattgttgcgcggtggttgaattttgattcactgcttctgaaaccacctgaaacgttcAAGAAATGTTTTAAAGCAACGCTGAAATCTTCCTGAAGCTTACTTAAGagctgtgatccaaaatgtattttcagaaactgtaggccTCCTTAACCCCCTCAAAatcccttgaaacacctctgagtaCCTCAGATACCcccataacgcctctgaatcccgtaaAAATCCTCTGTAGct contains the following coding sequences:
- the LOC109417777 gene encoding uncharacterized protein LOC109417777 isoform X4: MLGPTKWRLLTIVAGILLAHAIESPSSKSNKLKGQVRTFTNPDLGLRIEQIEPWGSRTITSRNLLVPHETFSNIDNVRYIDSRTASSRLLRNTFGAFRFAEPNQPYPVPLQQPILPQQRRAKTFQNRRSDDGSHQPGVRLVQPDPSQLQPNAEPLPEPLALYQDEDPYILGLQNVTKSRSMRYKLIPIGYFYQEPNSPPVLTPIQNTQPPKVTQNDEPHHVVFPTNNPQQDPAAIDPQTNSSQSDFNTMGARRSGIQFPPGPYKVANTFTPQGYSEDNFAFTENLGVYHRPVHTAEDYDEQDPYDTRQQRSPTAAPTTQDPDSTEISRNMYATRYFRDFPRPSPTPLDLRPAESLVRPSRLIEFPGVVNVKQPFRDDVTKFGDVNGPITAVQRPYIDYGDGKRYRAYDPNYFVSSPYQPNQPYFPSKLYTEPSQKIYQPPWKSSRSPRVVFPQGGDLTGPSGFGIDNVVFRDQNFGLNELAAIQDVRNEFNQDDITDEPSTSKDRGCGISLAKQTAQRRIVGGDDAGFGSFPWQAYIRIGSSRCGGSLISRRHVVTAGHCVARATPRQVHVTLGDYVINSAVEPLPAYTFGVRSINVHPYFKFTPQADRFDVAVLTLERTVHFMPHIAPICLPEKNEDFLGKFGWAAGWGALNPGSRLRPKTLQAVDVPVLDNRVCERWHRSNGINVVIYPEMLCAGYRGGGKDSCQGDSGGPLMHEKSGRWYLIGIVSAGYSCATRGQPGIYHRVANTVDWISHIVQVSQQQQ